The Poriferisphaera corsica DNA segment CCAACGTTAATGTCATAGGGTTCGGTGCCGGAACCTATTTGATACTCAATATCAAGGGGGGCTGTGGCAACAAAACCGGCAAAAGCGGGGGCGGTGAGGGACATGCTGCAAAAAGCAGCAAGAAGGTACGATGTTTTAAAGGTCACAGGTGAATTCGTCATCAATGATTCCATGCAATAGAAATTTGAACCAATTGCATTGATGTCCAACTAACAAATCAAAGGCATTGGCATGAACATAGTAGAGATGCAAGTACAGACACAGGCTTGCTATCTGATCCTAGTAATATACCTTATTGTTACAGACTTATCACATAAGCATAAACTTATGGCTATAGCTGAAATTCGGTAACTTAAACAATAATATAGTTCGATCGCTTGTAAAAAATATGAATTGCATTGATGGGAAAACGTGAGTTGCTGATGACAATGATGTGTTGAAATAGAATCAATGCTATTACAGTATGGTAGAGTTGGCCTGTATGATGATGCTGATCAGAAACCCATCATTTCCTGAAATTCGACCAGATTCAGATATAGAAAAAGAGAAACGGTACAGATAACAAATTTTGGTCGAAAGCTATTCTGCGCACTCTACATTTTTTTGGTTTTATAAATTCTTTGTATTTCTTCTCTTATGATTCACCGAATGAGAGTTGCCAAATCGTCGTACGGATTCTTCTCGTACCGCGGGTTCGAGTCCCATCTCCCGCTTAATTCCCTTAATCCCTTATTTTCAAGGGTTTTTGTTTTACACTCCGAAGCAATTGTTCTCTTTCATTCTGCACGCGAACTATGTTTGGGAGTGCGGTAGATTTATATCAAAACAAAAAAGTGAGTCGAGTATGGTCTACTCAACTCACTTTACTTTCAATCGTTGCGATATCACTACTGCGTGCTTGGATTCCTTGCTTTTTTAGAACAGAAGATTTAAGCCTAAGGTCAGATTTTGAGTTTTTAAGCTGCTGCGATGTTCGTATGAATAATCACAAGACACTTTGAAACGATCGCTGATTTGATAATCCAGACCGGCACCTAACTCAATTGCGTTCTTGTCTGTTTCAAGTCCTGTGGTTTTGAATGGAGTTGAGCCAACTGATTGGAAGGATGACTCGACTGTGGGGGCGTCATTCACTAAATCGTACTTATATAGAAGCGAGCTGTTGAGGGTTAATTGGTCGCTGTGACGGTATTGGGATTTTATGCCGACGGTTGCGGTGATGATGTCGTTGTTGAATGAATCGACATCAAGTCCGAGGCTGCCGACGCCTGACTCTGAGTATGACTCTTGTGTGAAGTAGGTATATGAGAATTGAGCGTTAGGTGATAGTGAAATCCGGTCATCCTGCAATCTCATTTCATAGCTTGCGCCGATGTAGTTTGTGAATGTATGAGAAAGAACATCGTCTGCTTCGGCAGTCTGATTGAGTGGGACTTCACGTTCAAAGTCTGACATGCCTAACGTGTAAATCGAGCCGGCTTCGTACTTGATTGCTGAAGACTGGTATGCGGCGTAGAAACCTGCGGTGAGTGCGTCCAGCTCCGTTGAGCTGTTTGAGTTATTTGTATCAATGTCAGCGTATGCGTAGCCGAGTGCGAAACCGACCAGAACGTTTTCACCTTGGCGGTCAAGGCCAACGAGTGTGCCGAGTGCTTTTGATTTGTAGCCGTTAATTAGGCCGTCATCATCTTGCTTTGACAATGAGCCAAAGGTTGATGCCCATGCCTGGTAGCCATCTTTATCACGAAGGGCTGGGCCTGCGAGCAGGATCGGGTATTCGTTCGACAGACCTGATTGTGCAAGTGAGCTGCTGCGGCTCGCGGAGCTTGTACGTGAGGTGAGTTGATTTGTAACGCCAGTGGAGACATTGGAAGTTGCATCGGCAACACCAATTGATGCTTGCGGAGACAATTTGCGTACGACTTTATCGATTTCTTCTGCGTTGCTGAGAGTCTGCAGATGGGCAACGTAATCTTTGATCTCTTGGCCTACTGAAGCATTATTCAGTGCAGCCTGGAGCGATGTTGCGATCCCGTCGTTAGAGGATGAGGTTACAGAATCCAGTGATGTAGGAGTTGCTATGATCTGCTTCTTATCACTTGGTGATGCGTCATAGATTTCGTAGTCAATTAAAGCACTGTCTTTAATTGCGATGATTGCACCGTTGTCAGTGATCACATTTTCGGCATCAAGAATGGTGTATATTTTTTGTTCGAGGATTGCTTCGCCTTGCTGGGTGATAAGGCGTGAGCCGTCGGCAAGATTGATCGATTGTGCGGTGACGGTTGCATCATCGGTTAATTCAAAAATCATGCCTGCATTTGATGCTAGGTTCAAGGCTCCTGAGATCTCAACACCGCCATCAACCTTCAAGTAGCCGGTGTACACGTCAAGCTGGTCGACGGCTGCTTTTTTAGATAATTTCCAAGTGTTGGTTTCATGAATTGAGCTGATGATTGCAGCTTGTTTCTGTACAGCGTCCAAATCATCAAAGCCAACAATGAGTGAGACTGCGCTATTGACCTTGATATGCTCAATATTGTGCAGCGTATCGTTGTATGTCCCGTAGCCTTCGAGTGTCAGAATATCTGCCTCACCAACATCCTGACTGCCTAGATCAATATCACCAATGACGACTGCGCCATCCTTCAGTGTTAGTCGATCGTTGCCTGTGTGCGAGTTGATGGCATAATTGAAATTACCGTCGGTTGTTGTAGCTGCGATTGTTCCTGAGACAACGGTATCCAGAGTGCCATAAGAAGCAATGCCAATTGCTGCATCTTTTCCATGAACACGTATCGCACCACTGATTTCACCGATTGAGAAATCACCGCTACTGACAATACCTGCAGCAGCACCGAAAACATTTTCAGTGGCACCGGGTAATTCCAAACTATTTCCGCTATTGCTGTAACCATTTGCCTGCACACTGATCACACCTGAAACATTACCAATTATGAGGTGATCTTCTGATAGAATGCCGTATGCTTTTCGGTTAGCACCGACAACGATTTGACCATCAATATTGCCGACCGTTACAGACCCGCTGTCATCGTTATCATTTTCGCTTTGTAACAGGATGCCATAAGCTTCACTATTCAAGCCTTCAGCGATAGCGATTAGTGTTGCGTCCTCTGTGATATTATTGAGGTTGATCGTTCCATCATCTTTACTTGAGTATATTGCAGCGGATATCGCAACTGGTTCAGCAGTCGTGAGTGTTGCTGTTACTTGTGTAACTGGAGGAGTTTCCTCTGCTGCGCTAAATGTCAGCGTGTATTCAGATAATCCGATGGATGCATTGCCGTCGATTGTCATGATGCTTCCGTCAACCCCTATCGATCCAATTGAAATACTGTTCCCTGTACCGTTATAGACCACGGTACCGCCGCCACCGATGATGATGACGCCGCCACCTGTCCACGGAGGCAAAACGATGCCGGAATCTTCTTTGGGCTGGCCTGCGGCGTATGCAGAGATTGTGCCTGTAATATCGCCGTCAACAGTCAGGTTACCGTTGCTATGTAACCCATAAGCCCGGCTTGGATTGTCTCCGATCGGTGTGCCTAAATCGCCGCTGATTGCTTTGATCGTACCCCTGATACCAACTGTGTCATCGGAACCATTATCTTTGCCAATTTGCAAATCAGAATTAGAAGTATAGATTCCTCGCGCAGCGTAACCTGCACCGCTGACTGATTCGATAATACCTGAGATATCGCCGATTGATTGCGCCTTGTAGGAACTCAGCCCGTGTGCAGAGCCGGAACTTCGTGTAGCGATGGTGCCTGTGATATTGCCAACCGTCAGAACTTCGCCTGAACTCACTCCTGTTGCACCAATACCGCTGTCATCAACAATGATGGATCCTGAGATATCGCCAAGAATGAGATTATCGCTTGCGGATAAGCCACGACCATGGTGGCCGGTCTTCACATAAATTTGCCCAGCTACATCACCGATTATCATGGTGTCTTTAGCATAGATGCCGTTGCCAACCCCATATTCTACATCAGCAGATACGACAATAGTCGCATCTTGTGTGATATCACCCATCACGATATCGCCGTTTGAGAAGATGCCGGCTGCGCGGATCTTATTATTTTGGTGGCTATTAACGCCTTTGATGATGGCTGTTATCTTCGCTGAAACATCACCTGCAATACTGACGTCTTTGCTGCAATAAATACCCATCGAATCGTAGTAAGAGTAGGATCCATAAGATGGTGGATATTGCGTTTCACTGGTTCCTGATTCAGTATAGATTTCGCCGAGAATAGCGTTGGCATTGACAATGCCGAGGCTTTGAATGCCATATGCATCACCGCGGCCGGTGTTTTTCGCATACATGAAGGATTCGTTCGTGAATGTCGCGTTGACACCATCGGAATCGAATGAGCCACATGCTAATGCATTTGTCGTTGAATCCTCGATGATGTGCTGTTTGATCTCTGCGTTGTATGGTGCGGCATTAATGGATTGGCATAATCCCAGACCAGTCGACATCACAGTAAACGCACTCAAAAGAGTAGCTGTGCTATAGCGGCAGATATTATTCATGTATTGCTCCACGGATCGTTATGAATGGCAGGGATAAAGACCTGCGCATACAAGTCGGTTCATACTTAAAGCATGTTGTGACGGAAATAAATTTGAGCCCCGAATTGCATTGCGTGGCAATTGGATCACAGGCTAAAGAATGTTGAATATGCTACTTGATGTGCATGTCTATTGCGACTCTGACCGCTAATAGCCTGAGGTTTAAATACAGCACTTAAATTCGTATATAAACCAAACTACTGCCAATGGATCTCTGCGTTGCCGGCATCATCGAGCGTCATTCTTGGGGCGGCATCTGCGTAAACTGTTGGGTCTGGAACACCTGCCTGCATGAATGCTTCGCGGCGTTCGATACAGGTGCCGCAAGCGCCGCAGTGAATGCTACCGCCTTGATAACACGACCAGGTGAGTTCGTAGGGGACACCAAGTTCTTGGCCGATCTTCACAATTTCACCTTTTGTTTTATCAACGAAAGGGCGTATTAGTTTCACGATGTGCCAATCCGCAAGTTCAATCGCTTTTGCACATGCATCTGCAAACTCCGGACGGCAATCAGGATATATGGCATGATCGCCTGCGTGAGCGGCATAGGCGATATAAGTTGCTTGATTAGAAATCGCCCAACCGGCAGCAAGTGAGAGAATGATCATGTTACGGTTTGGAACAACCGTTTGCTTCATTGATTCTTCTTCGTAATGGCCAAGCGGCACATCAATATCGGGCTGTGTTAAAGAAGAACCCTGCATGAGATCATTCATGCAATGAAGGTCGATGGTTTTATGATGCTGGATACCCAAGTGTTGTAAGATTCTTTCTGCATAATCAAGTTCAACTTTATGTCGTTGCCCATAATCGATGGATAGTGTGAGCGTATCATGCCCCTCTGCTTGCAAGTAATACAGGAGAGTGGTTGAATCGAGACCGCCCGAAAAAGTCAGGACTGTTTTCGGACGTGCTGTTATTTGAGTTTGGTTTGGCGTGGACATCATACTTACCTCAATACATCATCAAATTTGCACGAACAAGCCATTTTAGAGTCTCGCGAGTCCAGCCACAAATATGCCATACAAAACACATAGGCTGGTAAACCTGTAGTGATGTCACAAAAGACAAGGTTTAATCCGATTAGATTAACCATGCAAACACAAAAACCGATTGTGATCTTAGCCATACATAGCAAACAGCCAATACTGCTGCATAAGATCGGTAGCATGGATTCAGATAATATCCTGAAACACCTCAACCAATGACGATGTTCTAGTCACGGTGTCAATGGATCTATATGGCCAGTCGATCAGGGGATACTTCGTGCCAAAAGAAAAAGGGCTTCATACACAAACTGCTAAAAATTACCTCGCGGGTAACATACATGATCAACTCGTGCAGGCATATGAATCCGTACGTGAGCAGACGAATAGGCTATACCTTTGTTTGGAACCGGAAGATTGCGTGGTGCAAACTATGCAATGCGTCAGTCCGATTAAATGGCACGCTGCACATACCAGTTGGTTTTTCGAACAGTTTTTACTTTTGCCTTATCTAAAAAACTATATTGCTTATAACGAGCAATACTTGTTTCTATTCAACTCATATTACAACGCTATCGGTCCTCAGCACTGCCAAGCCAGCCGGGGCTACCTATCACGCCCAACAGTCAATGAGGTAACTGCTTATCGTGGTCATGTTGATAACTATATAAAAAAAT contains these protein-coding regions:
- a CDS encoding autotransporter outer membrane beta-barrel domain-containing protein — encoded protein: MNNICRYSTATLLSAFTVMSTGLGLCQSINAAPYNAEIKQHIIEDSTTNALACGSFDSDGVNATFTNESFMYAKNTGRGDAYGIQSLGIVNANAILGEIYTESGTSETQYPPSYGSYSYYDSMGIYCSKDVSIAGDVSAKITAIIKGVNSHQNNKIRAAGIFSNGDIVMGDITQDATIVVSADVEYGVGNGIYAKDTMIIGDVAGQIYVKTGHHGRGLSASDNLILGDISGSIIVDDSGIGATGVSSGEVLTVGNITGTIATRSSGSAHGLSSYKAQSIGDISGIIESVSGAGYAARGIYTSNSDLQIGKDNGSDDTVGIRGTIKAISGDLGTPIGDNPSRAYGLHSNGNLTVDGDITGTISAYAAGQPKEDSGIVLPPWTGGGVIIIGGGGTVVYNGTGNSISIGSIGVDGSIMTIDGNASIGLSEYTLTFSAAEETPPVTQVTATLTTAEPVAISAAIYSSKDDGTINLNNITEDATLIAIAEGLNSEAYGILLQSENDNDDSGSVTVGNIDGQIVVGANRKAYGILSEDHLIIGNVSGVISVQANGYSNSGNSLELPGATENVFGAAAGIVSSGDFSIGEISGAIRVHGKDAAIGIASYGTLDTVVSGTIAATTTDGNFNYAINSHTGNDRLTLKDGAVVIGDIDLGSQDVGEADILTLEGYGTYNDTLHNIEHIKVNSAVSLIVGFDDLDAVQKQAAIISSIHETNTWKLSKKAAVDQLDVYTGYLKVDGGVEISGALNLASNAGMIFELTDDATVTAQSINLADGSRLITQQGEAILEQKIYTILDAENVITDNGAIIAIKDSALIDYEIYDASPSDKKQIIATPTSLDSVTSSSNDGIATSLQAALNNASVGQEIKDYVAHLQTLSNAEEIDKVVRKLSPQASIGVADATSNVSTGVTNQLTSRTSSASRSSSLAQSGLSNEYPILLAGPALRDKDGYQAWASTFGSLSKQDDDGLINGYKSKALGTLVGLDRQGENVLVGFALGYAYADIDTNNSNSSTELDALTAGFYAAYQSSAIKYEAGSIYTLGMSDFEREVPLNQTAEADDVLSHTFTNYIGASYEMRLQDDRISLSPNAQFSYTYFTQESYSESGVGSLGLDVDSFNNDIITATVGIKSQYRHSDQLTLNSSLLYKYDLVNDAPTVESSFQSVGSTPFKTTGLETDKNAIELGAGLDYQISDRFKVSCDYSYEHRSSLKTQNLTLGLNLLF
- the queC gene encoding 7-cyano-7-deazaguanine synthase QueC yields the protein MSTPNQTQITARPKTVLTFSGGLDSTTLLYYLQAEGHDTLTLSIDYGQRHKVELDYAERILQHLGIQHHKTIDLHCMNDLMQGSSLTQPDIDVPLGHYEEESMKQTVVPNRNMIILSLAAGWAISNQATYIAYAAHAGDHAIYPDCRPEFADACAKAIELADWHIVKLIRPFVDKTKGEIVKIGQELGVPYELTWSCYQGGSIHCGACGTCIERREAFMQAGVPDPTVYADAAPRMTLDDAGNAEIHWQ